Proteins encoded in a region of the Elizabethkingia bruuniana genome:
- a CDS encoding head GIN domain-containing protein: MKKLSILAIALVVFQSCIKVKSGEGAVISFTDVKGTGPVTDKTYSGDFNSIEVSSGLDAEVIKSGTEKVIVSAPSDLQDLILVENNGGDLHIHYKSGFRINLSTKNVKVKIFAKDFSSIKANSSADVIVKDKFTQDKMSISTTSSGSLEGNFEANSMDIKSNSSGSYKGTIWAVNATLGASSSGDILVKGKVKDFSASASSSATINAKDVQAEKARVEASSSGDVLVSVTKEANASASSSGDVVIYRNGNPSITKNESSSGSVTIR, translated from the coding sequence ATGAAAAAATTAAGTATTCTGGCAATTGCCTTAGTTGTGTTCCAATCCTGTATTAAAGTGAAATCGGGGGAGGGAGCGGTAATAAGTTTTACTGATGTAAAAGGGACAGGTCCTGTTACAGATAAAACCTATTCCGGAGATTTTAATTCTATAGAAGTAAGCTCCGGACTGGATGCTGAAGTTATAAAATCGGGAACAGAGAAAGTAATTGTTTCTGCACCGTCAGATCTTCAGGATTTGATATTAGTAGAAAATAATGGTGGAGATTTGCATATACATTACAAAAGTGGGTTCAGAATTAATTTGTCTACCAAAAATGTAAAAGTTAAGATTTTTGCTAAAGATTTTAGCAGTATCAAAGCCAATTCTTCTGCAGATGTTATTGTTAAAGATAAATTTACTCAGGATAAAATGAGTATCTCTACAACCAGTAGCGGTAGTCTGGAAGGAAATTTTGAAGCGAATAGCATGGATATTAAATCTAATAGCAGCGGTTCTTACAAAGGGACTATCTGGGCTGTAAATGCTACACTAGGAGCGTCTTCCTCTGGTGATATTCTTGTAAAAGGGAAAGTAAAAGATTTTAGTGCAAGTGCATCTTCTTCTGCAACAATTAATGCAAAAGATGTTCAGGCAGAGAAAGCTCGTGTGGAAGCATCCAGTTCTGGCGATGTTTTGGTATCAGTGACTAAAGAAGCTAATGCCAGTGCCTCTTCCAGTGGAGATGTAGTTATCTATAGAAACGGTAATCCTTCCATTACTAAAAATGAAAGCAGCAGTGGAAGTGTAACAATCCGCTAA
- the dcp gene encoding peptidyl-dipeptidase Dcp: MRKVTSLALISLGLFATGQSKQQKIMNQSHNTSKVTNNSVSSQNPLLRKSTLQYQAPEFDKIKDENFKPAFDYGIKEQLKEIDAIANNSEAPTFKNTILALETSGRDYARAILVFSNLNSANTNSTLQKLDEEYAPIFAAHADKIYLNTKLYNRVKKVYDQRNSLNLDPESLRLVEVYEQKFEIAGANLSDAKKQELKQINGQLATLSSAFNNKLLAARKAGALIVSDVKELDGLSQDEIAAAAQDAKNAGQDGKYLLALQNTTQQPLLQNLKNRATREKLFKAAWTRAEKGDENDTRATLEKIAALRLKKAQLLGKKSFSEWALQDQMAKTPEAAMDLLAKLAAPAVKKAKEEASEIQQLIDKQNGGFKLEPWDWNFYAEQVRKAKYDLDENQIKPYFEVTTVLEKGVFYAAEKLYGLKFKERKDLPVYHPDVVAYEVFDRDGKSIAIYYLDFYARDNKNGGAWMSNFVEQSHVLGQKPVIVNVFNYQKPAPGKSSLISYDDVTTMFHEFGHSIHGMFADQKYTTLSGTNVPRDFVEFPSQINEHWALEPSVLKNYAVHYQTKQPIPQELVDKLKKSKTFNEGYAVTELLAAATLDMAWHSVTSESQLKPANDFETEALKKYGLLVNEVPTRYHSPYFLHIWSNGYASGYYAYMWSEMLDFNAYDWIEKHGGLTRENGDRFRKYILSVGNSVDLNKTFKEFNEKAPTIDPLLEGRGLK; the protein is encoded by the coding sequence ATGAGAAAAGTTACATCTTTAGCATTAATTTCTTTGGGATTATTTGCTACAGGACAATCTAAACAACAAAAAATAATGAATCAAAGCCATAATACATCCAAAGTTACTAACAATTCTGTTTCGTCTCAGAATCCTTTGCTTCGTAAGAGTACTTTACAATATCAGGCGCCTGAATTTGATAAAATTAAGGACGAAAATTTCAAGCCGGCATTCGATTATGGCATTAAGGAACAATTAAAAGAAATTGATGCTATTGCTAATAACAGTGAAGCTCCAACTTTTAAAAATACAATACTGGCTTTAGAAACCAGTGGACGTGATTACGCAAGAGCTATATTAGTTTTCTCTAATCTTAATAGTGCCAACACTAACTCTACTCTACAAAAATTAGATGAAGAGTACGCTCCGATATTTGCAGCACACGCCGATAAAATTTACTTGAACACAAAGCTTTATAACAGAGTAAAAAAAGTATATGATCAGCGTAACAGTCTGAATCTGGATCCGGAAAGCCTACGTTTGGTAGAAGTATATGAACAAAAATTTGAAATTGCCGGGGCTAATCTTTCTGATGCTAAAAAACAAGAACTAAAACAAATCAACGGACAACTAGCAACACTTTCTTCTGCTTTTAACAATAAGCTTTTAGCAGCAAGAAAAGCAGGTGCTCTTATTGTATCCGATGTTAAAGAACTGGATGGTCTTTCCCAGGATGAAATTGCAGCAGCAGCTCAGGATGCTAAAAATGCAGGTCAGGACGGAAAATATCTTTTAGCATTACAAAACACGACTCAGCAACCCTTATTACAAAATCTGAAAAACAGAGCAACAAGAGAAAAATTGTTTAAAGCGGCCTGGACAAGAGCAGAAAAAGGTGATGAAAATGATACGAGAGCTACATTAGAAAAAATTGCAGCCTTGAGACTTAAAAAAGCACAATTATTAGGCAAAAAAAGTTTCTCAGAGTGGGCATTACAGGATCAGATGGCTAAAACGCCGGAAGCTGCAATGGATCTGTTAGCAAAATTAGCAGCTCCTGCTGTAAAAAAAGCAAAAGAAGAAGCTTCGGAAATACAACAACTGATTGATAAACAAAACGGAGGATTTAAACTAGAACCTTGGGACTGGAATTTCTATGCTGAGCAGGTAAGAAAAGCAAAATATGACTTGGACGAAAATCAGATCAAACCATATTTTGAGGTAACCACTGTATTAGAAAAAGGAGTTTTCTATGCAGCAGAAAAACTTTACGGATTAAAATTTAAAGAAAGAAAAGATCTTCCTGTATATCATCCGGATGTTGTAGCTTATGAAGTATTCGACAGAGACGGAAAATCTATTGCGATCTATTATTTGGATTTCTATGCACGCGATAACAAAAACGGAGGAGCATGGATGAGTAATTTTGTGGAACAGTCTCATGTATTAGGACAAAAGCCGGTTATTGTTAATGTATTCAATTACCAGAAACCTGCTCCCGGAAAATCGTCGCTTATCAGCTATGATGATGTAACAACTATGTTTCACGAGTTTGGACACAGTATCCATGGTATGTTTGCTGATCAGAAATATACAACATTATCCGGGACCAATGTACCTCGTGACTTTGTAGAATTTCCTTCTCAAATTAATGAACACTGGGCTTTGGAACCATCAGTATTAAAAAATTATGCAGTTCATTATCAGACTAAACAACCTATTCCACAGGAATTAGTAGATAAACTAAAAAAATCTAAAACCTTTAATGAAGGTTATGCTGTAACTGAATTATTAGCAGCTGCAACATTAGATATGGCTTGGCATAGCGTTACATCTGAAAGCCAATTGAAGCCTGCAAATGATTTTGAAACTGAAGCTTTAAAGAAATACGGTTTGCTAGTTAATGAAGTTCCTACGAGATATCACTCTCCATACTTTTTACACATCTGGAGTAATGGATATGCATCAGGTTACTATGCTTATATGTGGTCGGAGATGTTAGATTTCAATGCATATGACTGGATTGAAAAACATGGCGGATTAACCCGTGAAAATGGCGACCGTTTCCGTAAATATATTCTTTCCGTAGGTAATAGTGTTGATCTTAATAAAACTTTTAAGGAGTTTAATGAAAAAGCACCAACTATAGATCCTTTACTAGAAGGCAGAGGATTAAAATAA